In Natronomonas halophila, one DNA window encodes the following:
- a CDS encoding CopG family transcriptional regulator has translation MTENPPSNDRTASEERPDQTWCVRLPDHVGTKIEQRLPETNFESVEEYVTFALEALLRELDEGEHPEEVPEHSQSEPEDSDAIQERLESLGYL, from the coding sequence ATGACCGAGAACCCACCTTCGAACGACAGAACAGCCTCCGAAGAGCGGCCCGACCAGACCTGGTGCGTGCGACTCCCGGACCACGTCGGGACGAAGATCGAACAGCGGCTTCCGGAGACGAACTTCGAGTCCGTCGAGGAGTACGTGACCTTCGCTCTGGAAGCGCTCCTCCGGGAACTCGACGAGGGCGAGCACCCAGAGGAGGTTCCCGAACACAGCCAGAGCGAACCGGAAGACTCCGACGCCATCCAGGAGCGCCTGGAGTCGCTCGGCTACCTGTAA
- a CDS encoding PGF-CTERM sorting domain-containing protein, whose product MERDNLTVRIVHVEDRIATHNVTVPAATTVDRTFEVTFETPRSGILVVNDVPVDELTVATADDEPTTTKMATEVDDQPGFGPFVALFALLLGVLAARRSMRD is encoded by the coding sequence TTGGAGCGCGATAACCTGACGGTTCGCATCGTCCACGTCGAGGACCGGATTGCGACGCACAACGTGACCGTCCCCGCGGCCACGACGGTCGACCGCACCTTCGAAGTCACCTTCGAGACTCCCCGCTCCGGCATCCTCGTGGTGAACGACGTCCCGGTCGACGAACTGACCGTAGCCACGGCGGACGACGAGCCCACGACGACGAAGATGGCCACCGAGGTCGACGACCAGCCCGGGTTCGGTCCGTTCGTCGCGCTATTTGCCCTCCTCCTCGGCGTGTTGGCCGCACGTCGGTCGATGCGGGACTGA
- a CDS encoding sulfatase — protein sequence MSDAAPNITLVSIDSLRGDHCGYLGDDRGLTPELDELAAEGVAFENAIATGPQTFSSMPSVFTGRPRPPTSLENYPQESHWERRLAAIDGHLRRYASLAERLQELGYDTAGVTPNPWASMASGFDRGFERFVDFSDRGSKGWPRALADRVPGIDADSRPVELLLNMLAGGEFFAQWGDLYDEILRTREGLSEPYFLWVFILDTHFPFITSRAHREEQSLLGTYTSAYRSSEAMRGNCAGMSEEVRESVGRSYRDTIRASDAFLGRLRSDLAADDPVFMIHSDHGESFGEHGNYGHHHRQVYEENVHVPYVVHNADVSANVSAPTSLASVYDTALTVAREGTFDPSDVTAPSVIASSECGTNRAVRGPQFKYIERGDERLLFDLDADPDEVMDLSEQRPDLCRKFRRRLTQLDSHTAETEQLHRATKTLASHGGI from the coding sequence ATGAGTGACGCCGCGCCGAACATCACACTCGTCTCCATCGACAGTCTCCGCGGCGACCACTGTGGCTACCTCGGCGACGACCGGGGACTCACGCCCGAACTGGACGAACTCGCCGCCGAGGGGGTGGCCTTCGAGAACGCCATCGCGACCGGTCCCCAGACGTTTTCCTCGATGCCGTCGGTCTTTACCGGCCGGCCGCGGCCGCCGACTTCCCTCGAAAACTACCCGCAGGAAAGCCACTGGGAGCGGCGGCTGGCGGCCATCGACGGCCACCTGCGCCGCTACGCGTCGCTGGCCGAGCGCCTGCAGGAACTCGGATACGACACGGCGGGTGTGACGCCGAACCCGTGGGCCTCGATGGCCTCCGGCTTCGACCGCGGCTTCGAGCGGTTCGTCGACTTCTCCGACCGCGGGTCGAAGGGATGGCCCCGCGCGCTCGCCGACCGCGTTCCCGGCATCGACGCCGACTCCCGGCCGGTCGAACTACTGTTGAACATGCTCGCTGGCGGGGAGTTTTTCGCCCAGTGGGGGGACCTCTACGACGAGATTCTGCGGACTCGCGAGGGGCTCTCCGAGCCGTACTTCCTGTGGGTGTTCATCCTCGATACCCACTTTCCCTTTATCACCTCCCGGGCCCACCGCGAAGAGCAGTCGCTGCTCGGAACCTACACCAGCGCCTATCGGTCCTCCGAGGCGATGCGGGGCAACTGCGCGGGCATGTCCGAGGAGGTCCGCGAGTCCGTCGGGCGGAGTTACCGCGACACCATCCGCGCGAGCGACGCCTTCCTCGGGCGGCTCCGGTCGGACCTCGCGGCCGACGACCCGGTGTTCATGATCCATTCGGACCACGGGGAGTCCTTCGGCGAACACGGCAACTACGGCCACCACCACAGACAGGTCTACGAGGAGAACGTCCACGTCCCCTACGTCGTCCACAACGCGGACGTGAGCGCGAACGTCAGCGCGCCGACGTCGCTGGCGTCCGTCTACGACACCGCACTCACCGTCGCCCGGGAGGGGACCTTCGACCCATCCGACGTGACCGCCCCGTCCGTCATCGCCTCCAGCGAGTGCGGCACCAACCGGGCCGTTCGAGGCCCGCAGTTCAAATACATCGAGCGGGGCGACGAGCGGCTCCTCTTCGACCTCGACGCCGACCCCGACGAGGTGATGGACCTCTCCGAGCAGCGCCCGGACCTGTGCCGGAAGTTCCGCCGACGGCTGACCCAACTCGATAGCCACACCGCCGAGACGGAGCAACTTCACCGGGCGACGAAAACGCTCGCGTCCCACGGCGGCATCTGA